In one window of Halalkalicoccus subterraneus DNA:
- a CDS encoding polysaccharide deacetylase family protein, with translation MANTLGDRPHRRSFLRAIGAGAAAIGVSGALSGTGAAQDEETDDEPAGYLSIIYDDGPAEDYDMYRIHREYDAPGCTAACSGLVDSDESWLTTEQLEEMSDFGWEVMSHTVDHRPLGKVSIEADVEADDDRIYAQTNNQGRFEGDPIVVLDGESKAKATVVGNGEDDTGLYIELEEPIGQRFDATEAFVRYTDEFIEEILANSRAQLEEIVGEGWITGFIYPYERNDGFVSEAISNHYDAAPRRDKAGGLNPESSIDPHALSREYMETDRMDEDEIERFLDTVANEPDYGILAGHSQYDTLPPERLEFVLEQAQQRDIQVVTVQDALDAFGVVDAPERNIEDETPDDATTDEDNEDGGRATGGDESSEEDEPDGFFARIFAFFRSLFN, from the coding sequence ATGGCTAACACGCTCGGTGACCGTCCCCATCGGCGCTCGTTCTTGCGAGCGATCGGTGCTGGGGCGGCCGCGATCGGCGTTTCCGGTGCCCTTTCGGGGACTGGAGCCGCTCAGGACGAGGAGACGGACGACGAACCCGCCGGCTACCTTTCGATCATTTACGATGACGGTCCGGCCGAGGACTACGATATGTACCGGATCCACCGGGAGTACGATGCTCCCGGCTGCACCGCAGCTTGTTCGGGCTTGGTTGACTCGGACGAGAGTTGGCTGACGACCGAGCAGCTCGAGGAGATGTCCGATTTCGGTTGGGAGGTCATGTCTCATACGGTAGATCACCGTCCGCTGGGCAAGGTGTCGATCGAAGCCGACGTCGAGGCGGACGACGACCGGATCTACGCTCAGACCAACAACCAGGGTCGCTTCGAAGGTGATCCGATCGTCGTGCTCGACGGGGAAAGCAAGGCTAAAGCGACCGTCGTGGGCAACGGCGAGGACGATACCGGTCTGTACATCGAACTCGAAGAACCGATCGGCCAACGCTTCGATGCCACGGAGGCGTTCGTCCGATACACGGACGAGTTCATCGAGGAAATCCTCGCGAATTCGCGGGCCCAGCTCGAGGAAATCGTCGGCGAGGGATGGATCACTGGATTCATCTATCCCTACGAGCGCAACGACGGGTTCGTGAGCGAGGCGATCTCGAATCACTACGACGCGGCGCCGCGGCGCGATAAGGCCGGCGGGCTCAATCCCGAGTCCAGTATCGACCCGCACGCTCTATCCCGGGAGTACATGGAGACCGACCGTATGGACGAGGACGAGATCGAGCGGTTCCTCGACACCGTCGCGAACGAACCCGACTACGGGATCCTCGCTGGTCACAGCCAGTACGATACCCTGCCACCGGAACGTCTCGAGTTCGTCCTCGAACAGGCTCAACAGCGCGACATCCAAGTCGTCACGGTTCAGGACGCACTCGACGCCTTCGGCGTCGTTGACGCACCAGAGCGAAATATCGAGGACGAAACGCCGGACGATGCTACTACCGACGAGGACAACGAAGACGGTGGACGTGCCACCGGTGGTGACGAGAGCAGCGAGGAGGACGAACCCGATGGGTTCTTCGCTCGCATTTTCGCTTTCTTCCGGTCGCTGTTCAACTAG
- a CDS encoding winged helix-turn-helix transcriptional regulator, which yields MTSNTGQAQRVVDTVDLISKKWHPVIIHRLLEEGGPLRFNEIKDRVDGISAKVLTDSLADLTENELLCRTVVSESPLRVEYELTNTGRELQDALEALAAWGDRHLDPDPDPTVLIVDDDPRLVNMHASWLDPDHTVKRAYDGEEAFRQLDESVDAVVLDRRMPGVSGEDVLARIREWNLDCGVVMLSAVEPDFDIVDMGFDDYIVKPGYRHEVREAVTDVLAREMHDEPLREYLALSAKESLLRAEKSDVDLAASDEYTALSERIASLESKLDDPSEAADDARLRAIVNDGS from the coding sequence GTGACTTCCAATACAGGCCAGGCCCAGCGGGTCGTTGATACCGTCGACCTCATCTCGAAGAAGTGGCATCCGGTGATCATCCACCGGCTGCTCGAAGAGGGAGGGCCGTTACGGTTCAATGAGATCAAAGACCGCGTTGATGGCATCTCCGCGAAGGTCCTCACGGACAGTCTGGCGGACCTGACGGAGAACGAACTGTTGTGTCGGACCGTCGTGAGCGAATCACCGCTTCGCGTCGAGTACGAACTGACGAACACGGGACGAGAGCTTCAGGACGCGCTCGAAGCACTCGCGGCGTGGGGCGATCGACACCTCGATCCGGACCCCGATCCGACCGTGTTAATAGTCGACGACGACCCACGGCTGGTGAACATGCACGCCAGCTGGCTCGACCCCGATCACACCGTCAAACGGGCGTACGACGGCGAGGAGGCGTTCCGACAGCTCGATGAGTCAGTCGACGCGGTGGTGCTCGATCGTCGAATGCCGGGCGTCTCCGGCGAGGACGTCCTCGCGCGGATCCGCGAGTGGAACCTCGACTGCGGCGTCGTAATGCTCTCGGCCGTCGAACCGGACTTCGATATCGTCGATATGGGGTTCGACGATTATATCGTCAAACCGGGGTACCGACACGAGGTTCGCGAGGCCGTTACCGACGTTCTCGCGCGCGAGATGCATGACGAACCCCTTCGGGAGTACCTCGCACTGTCGGCCAAGGAGTCGCTGTTGCGCGCCGAGAAATCCGACGTCGATCTCGCGGCTAGCGACGAGTATACCGCACTCAGCGAGCGGATCGCGTCGCTCGAATCGAAACTGGACGACCCGTCCGAGGCCGCTGACGACGCTCGACTCCGGGCGATCGTCAACGACGGGTCCTGA
- a CDS encoding hybrid sensor histidine kinase/response regulator, with protein MNSVHTFESVFLIEDNPGDARLIEEMLRDSREDSPIELVHEPTLESGLDRLSTTDPDVLLLDLRLPDSTGLETLERVLDAVEVVPVIVLTGMPETKLGMTAVSHGAQDYLVKDDVTSEVLVRTIRYSIERKKTERELRMRTHELTILNQLTRHDIRNDISLVVGRAREVTEYVEPRGQDAIDEIIQSSNHILQMTRTVGDIVETVTDDEAVDLYPVALADVLASEIDKARGLYRDVELSADGDLPGIRVRANDLLSSVVGNLISNAIFYNDKEVPVVTISVDASTESVVLRVADNGPGIPDRRKERIFEAGEQGMASSGMGIGLSLVDRLVTRYDGDIWVEDNDPEGSAFCVELARIA; from the coding sequence ATGAACTCCGTCCACACGTTCGAATCGGTGTTCCTCATCGAGGACAACCCCGGCGATGCACGGCTCATCGAGGAGATGCTCCGGGACTCACGAGAGGATTCCCCGATCGAACTCGTCCACGAACCGACCCTCGAGAGCGGCCTCGATCGGCTCTCGACGACCGACCCGGACGTGCTGTTGCTCGATCTCCGTCTCCCCGACAGCACGGGCCTCGAAACGCTCGAACGTGTTCTCGACGCAGTCGAGGTGGTGCCGGTAATCGTCCTGACGGGAATGCCCGAGACGAAACTCGGTATGACTGCCGTCTCACACGGCGCTCAAGACTACCTCGTGAAGGACGACGTCACCTCTGAGGTCCTCGTGCGCACGATCCGCTACTCGATCGAGCGCAAGAAAACCGAGCGTGAACTCCGGATGCGAACGCATGAGCTCACCATCCTCAATCAGCTCACTCGACACGACATCCGGAACGACATCAGCCTCGTCGTTGGCCGCGCCCGTGAGGTGACCGAGTACGTCGAACCGCGGGGCCAGGACGCCATCGACGAGATCATCCAGTCGAGCAACCACATCCTCCAGATGACCCGGACTGTGGGAGATATCGTCGAGACGGTCACCGACGACGAGGCGGTCGATCTCTACCCGGTCGCGCTCGCGGACGTACTCGCAAGCGAGATCGACAAGGCCAGGGGGCTGTATCGCGACGTCGAGCTCTCGGCCGACGGCGACCTCCCGGGGATTCGGGTGCGCGCGAACGACCTCCTCTCCTCAGTAGTTGGTAACCTGATCAGCAACGCCATCTTCTACAACGACAAGGAGGTTCCCGTCGTCACGATCTCGGTCGACGCATCGACCGAGTCTGTGGTGCTCCGGGTGGCGGACAACGGTCCCGGGATTCCCGACCGGCGCAAGGAGCGCATCTTCGAGGCGGGCGAACAGGGAATGGCGAGTTCGGGAATGGGGATCGGGCTCTCGCTGGTCGACCGACTCGTTACCCGGTACGACGGCGACATCTGGGTCGAGGACAACGATCCGGAGGGATCGGCGTTCTGTGTCGAACTAGCTCGGATCGCGTAG
- a CDS encoding glycosyltransferase family 4 protein — translation MSERLDVAFVPAECPGSDGTGATHSSTVYIEHLSHHHDLTVYVSTQMDAGEATLPATNRVEYVLHDGLPKLPHPIFTKIDALREESDALERHDLVHSYSSAFIPVLADLDVPTLLTLNSYLPVCPKADMMYHGERKCSGPGRLKCATCVPATGLKRRQGLEAELRQGYVSMGQIPFVQRSMDRANEITAYHALSPHLKNDYAQLGFPAEATTVVPHFYDEEFYRPRKDPIEPTEPIDALYVGALQDIKGIDTLVRALALLRRRGRDVELRIAGRGPLEPQLRELATDLGVNDAITWLGYVDHGKLPDLYQSSDVFVYPGIIDEPFGRVMLEALAAHTPIVSADVGSMDYIVGPAGTLFEPGDPQSLASAFDTLSEDYTSYREAIPHQLERFAPETVIDSFCTLYAETAATTDPDRST, via the coding sequence ATGTCTGAGCGACTCGACGTCGCGTTCGTCCCGGCCGAATGTCCGGGAAGCGACGGCACCGGCGCGACGCACAGCTCGACGGTATACATCGAACACCTCTCACACCACCACGACCTGACGGTGTATGTCTCGACGCAGATGGACGCCGGGGAGGCGACGCTCCCGGCCACCAACCGCGTCGAGTACGTCCTCCACGATGGGCTCCCGAAACTCCCGCACCCGATCTTCACGAAGATCGACGCCCTTCGCGAGGAGAGCGACGCCCTCGAACGTCACGACCTGGTTCACTCTTACTCCTCGGCGTTCATCCCGGTGCTCGCGGACCTCGACGTTCCGACGCTTCTCACGCTCAACTCCTACTTGCCCGTCTGTCCGAAGGCGGACATGATGTACCACGGCGAGCGCAAGTGCTCGGGGCCGGGCCGACTCAAATGCGCAACCTGCGTGCCTGCGACGGGCCTCAAGCGGAGACAGGGGCTCGAAGCTGAACTCAGGCAGGGGTACGTTTCGATGGGTCAGATCCCCTTCGTTCAACGATCGATGGACCGAGCGAACGAGATCACCGCGTATCACGCGCTCTCGCCGCATTTAAAGAACGACTACGCACAACTCGGGTTCCCTGCGGAGGCGACGACTGTCGTTCCGCACTTCTACGACGAGGAGTTCTACCGGCCGCGCAAGGACCCGATCGAACCCACCGAGCCGATCGACGCGCTGTACGTCGGCGCGCTGCAGGACATCAAAGGGATCGACACGCTCGTCCGGGCGCTCGCGCTACTCCGTCGGCGCGGGCGCGACGTCGAACTCCGGATCGCCGGTCGTGGGCCGCTCGAACCGCAGCTCAGGGAGCTCGCGACCGACCTCGGCGTGAACGACGCGATCACGTGGCTGGGCTATGTCGATCACGGGAAACTCCCCGATCTCTATCAGTCCTCGGACGTGTTCGTCTACCCGGGCATCATCGACGAACCGTTCGGACGGGTCATGCTCGAAGCACTCGCGGCCCATACCCCGATCGTCAGCGCCGACGTCGGCAGCATGGACTACATCGTCGGACCGGCCGGAACGCTCTTCGAACCCGGCGACCCACAGTCGCTCGCGTCGGCGTTCGATACCCTCTCTGAGGACTACACGTCGTATCGGGAGGCTATCCCCCATCAGTTGGAACGCTTCGCGCCAGAAACGGTCATCGACTCGTTCTGTACGCTCTATGCGGAGACGGCTGCGACGACTGACCCTGATCGCTCAACGTAG
- a CDS encoding helix-turn-helix transcriptional regulator: MPWRHMDRGVSVPVGLLAAFVVLVALVVGVAGGAPLADDPNDASGATGVDSDSIGIHNASVGGQGYIEGQEELVSEHPGPAYVWSTEPLTVNATVGGAADEEYTVCAEATDTDGDVLSELGCQNVTSAGGDQTVEFGIEGWSDYQGESWITIEVRDGSDTVTYYETVPVTVLQPDGDLSGDGLTNAEEVRYGTDFTTPDTNGDGLTDWEEVKVHGSDPLETDTSGDGVSDAAAVRLGLDPTIPYLPYVYVGGGLLLVGIVVVGGGALGWHLMRRYTSGNPVETTDHEPTIDDSSGEPRPAPPTDDPVSEPAPERDSEGLPLTKEEEICRLLREHEGRMKQSQLVDRTEWSQATVSRLVSKLETDGTITKLRSGRENIVELRTPESEPSDA, from the coding sequence ATGCCATGGAGACACATGGATAGGGGAGTTTCCGTTCCCGTCGGGCTGCTCGCAGCGTTCGTCGTTTTGGTGGCGCTCGTGGTCGGCGTCGCCGGTGGGGCACCCCTCGCCGACGATCCGAACGACGCCAGCGGCGCGACCGGCGTCGACAGCGACTCGATTGGTATTCATAACGCGTCCGTCGGTGGACAGGGATATATCGAGGGGCAGGAGGAGCTCGTCTCCGAGCATCCCGGTCCGGCCTACGTCTGGTCGACCGAGCCGTTGACGGTCAACGCGACCGTCGGCGGCGCGGCCGACGAGGAGTATACGGTCTGTGCGGAAGCCACCGACACGGACGGCGACGTCCTGTCGGAGCTCGGCTGTCAGAACGTCACGTCCGCCGGTGGCGATCAGACCGTCGAGTTCGGGATCGAGGGCTGGTCGGACTATCAGGGCGAAAGCTGGATCACCATCGAAGTCCGCGACGGGAGCGACACGGTGACCTACTACGAAACGGTCCCGGTCACCGTGCTCCAGCCGGATGGCGACCTCTCGGGTGACGGGTTGACCAACGCCGAGGAGGTCAGATACGGCACCGACTTCACCACACCCGACACGAACGGCGACGGACTGACCGACTGGGAGGAGGTGAAGGTCCACGGGAGCGACCCCCTTGAAACCGACACGAGCGGCGACGGGGTCAGCGATGCGGCCGCGGTCCGCCTCGGACTCGACCCGACGATCCCGTATCTCCCCTACGTCTACGTCGGCGGCGGTCTCTTGCTCGTCGGCATCGTCGTCGTGGGCGGCGGCGCGTTGGGCTGGCATCTCATGCGCCGGTACACGAGCGGGAATCCCGTAGAGACGACGGACCACGAGCCGACGATCGACGACTCCTCGGGCGAGCCCCGACCCGCTCCCCCGACCGACGACCCGGTTTCCGAACCGGCACCGGAACGCGACAGTGAGGGACTACCCCTGACCAAAGAGGAAGAGATCTGCCGGCTCCTGCGCGAACACGAGGGTCGGATGAAACAGTCCCAGCTCGTCGACCGGACCGAGTGGTCGCAAGCGACGGTCAGTCGTCTCGTCTCGAAGCTCGAAACCGACGGCACGATCACCAAGCTCCGTTCGGGACGGGAGAACATCGTCGAACTCCGGACGCCCGAATCGGAGCCTTCTGACGCGTAA
- a CDS encoding DUF1616 domain-containing protein yields the protein MKPHRWAGDLLALVLFSALAAVGILVLGTTITPIRIALALPLVLLLPGYALISALFPEAPDEDGQGLGTVERVVLSIALSLAIVSMIAYAANFTPYGITLLPIGVAVVAWSVFFGLVGLLRRARVVPENRYGPGIGASVSGIPNLFRVRNRRRGEHRQAFEPENKRHVLLNVTLVFSLLVLLVGGAYMAIAAPSLPDEEPHTELYLLSENDDGNLTATDLPTNLSAGETAPITVGIENHEGETQTYTTVVYQQEVSLSDDGRTVENVGNGTEFDRFETTVEDGETERTAYEAGPTTDGDVYIWFLLYHGDAPENPSPDTADETTRLALID from the coding sequence ATGAAGCCCCACCGGTGGGCGGGAGACCTCCTCGCTCTCGTCCTCTTCAGTGCACTCGCCGCGGTCGGAATCCTCGTCCTCGGGACGACGATCACGCCGATCCGTATCGCACTCGCCCTCCCGCTCGTCCTGTTGCTGCCCGGATACGCCCTCATCAGCGCGCTCTTTCCCGAAGCGCCGGACGAGGACGGTCAGGGACTCGGCACCGTCGAACGCGTCGTCCTGTCGATCGCGCTGAGTCTCGCGATCGTCTCGATGATCGCGTACGCCGCGAACTTCACTCCATATGGTATCACGCTCCTGCCGATCGGCGTTGCAGTCGTCGCCTGGAGCGTGTTCTTCGGGCTGGTCGGACTCCTCAGGCGCGCCCGGGTCGTTCCCGAAAACCGGTACGGACCGGGTATCGGCGCCTCGGTTAGTGGCATCCCGAACCTCTTTCGGGTTCGAAACCGTCGTCGTGGGGAGCACCGGCAGGCGTTCGAACCGGAGAACAAACGCCACGTCCTGTTGAACGTCACGCTCGTGTTCAGTCTGCTCGTCCTGCTCGTCGGCGGGGCGTACATGGCGATCGCCGCCCCGTCGTTGCCGGACGAGGAGCCCCACACGGAGCTGTATTTGCTCTCGGAGAACGACGACGGGAACCTGACGGCAACGGACCTTCCGACGAACCTCTCGGCGGGCGAGACCGCCCCGATAACGGTCGGTATCGAGAACCACGAGGGCGAGACACAGACGTATACGACGGTCGTCTACCAGCAGGAGGTCTCCCTGAGCGATGACGGACGGACCGTCGAGAACGTCGGTAACGGGACGGAGTTCGATCGGTTCGAGACCACCGTCGAGGACGGCGAAACCGAGCGGACCGCGTACGAGGCCGGGCCGACGACCGACGGCGACGTCTACATCTGGTTCCTCCTCTATCACGGCGACGCACCGGAGAACCCGTCGCCCGATACCGCGGACGAGACCACGCGACTCGCGCTGATCGACTGA
- a CDS encoding DegT/DnrJ/EryC1/StrS family aminotransferase — protein sequence MIPIANPDIGEGEQEAVADVLDSGYIASGDVVTDFEEEFAAFCEADRGVATANGTAALHATCEALDVRGQAVVTTPFSFVATANSIRLAGGEPVFADIDPETYNLDPDAAEAILREREDVAAIMPVHLYGLPAAMDRFVELGEEYDVAVIEDAAQAHGATVDGRPVGSIGDVACFSFYPTKNMTTGEGGMVTTDDPEIEAGVRQFINHGRDGSAQYAHTSVGHNLRLTNIAAGIGRVQLDRLEEFTEARQDNARRLTDGLSDTGVETPVVPDDRTHVYHQYTVRTEDRDGLKEALERADVGSKVYYPTCIHELAAYDGYSADVPNASRACDEVLSLPVHPHVSADDIDRIVDAVADAGVNHV from the coding sequence ATGATCCCCATTGCGAACCCCGACATCGGCGAGGGCGAACAGGAGGCCGTCGCGGACGTCCTCGATTCGGGCTACATCGCGAGCGGCGACGTCGTCACCGACTTCGAAGAGGAGTTCGCCGCGTTCTGCGAGGCCGATCGCGGCGTCGCGACCGCGAACGGCACCGCCGCCCTTCACGCGACCTGCGAAGCGCTCGACGTGCGGGGACAGGCGGTCGTCACGACGCCCTTCTCGTTCGTCGCGACGGCGAACTCGATCCGACTCGCGGGCGGCGAACCGGTGTTCGCCGACATCGACCCCGAGACGTACAACCTCGACCCCGACGCGGCCGAGGCGATCCTGCGCGAACGCGAGGACGTCGCGGCGATCATGCCGGTGCACCTCTACGGTCTGCCGGCCGCGATGGATCGGTTCGTCGAACTCGGCGAGGAGTACGACGTCGCCGTGATCGAGGACGCCGCACAGGCACACGGCGCGACCGTCGACGGCCGACCCGTCGGCTCGATCGGCGACGTCGCCTGCTTTTCCTTTTACCCGACGAAGAACATGACGACGGGCGAAGGGGGAATGGTGACGACGGACGACCCCGAGATCGAGGCCGGCGTTCGCCAGTTCATCAACCACGGCCGCGACGGCAGCGCCCAGTACGCTCACACGTCCGTCGGCCACAACCTCCGGCTGACGAACATCGCCGCCGGGATCGGGCGCGTCCAGCTCGATCGGCTCGAAGAGTTCACCGAGGCCCGCCAGGACAACGCGAGGCGACTCACCGACGGGCTCTCCGACACGGGGGTCGAAACGCCGGTCGTTCCGGACGACAGGACCCACGTCTATCACCAGTATACGGTCCGTACCGAGGACCGCGATGGACTCAAGGAAGCGCTCGAACGGGCCGACGTCGGAAGCAAGGTCTACTACCCGACCTGCATCCACGAACTCGCCGCCTACGATGGCTACAGCGCCGACGTCCCGAACGCGTCCCGTGCATGCGACGAAGTGCTCTCCCTGCCGGTTCATCCGCACGTCTCGGCGGACGATATCGATCGGATCGTTGATGCCGTCGCGGACGCTGGGGTGAACCATGTCTGA
- a CDS encoding Gfo/Idh/MocA family protein, translated as MSEQPPVRVGVIGVGSMGQNHVRVYRELPETELVGIHDVDMEQARSVAEAFGTDALDMTDLLESVDAVSISVPTQFHYDTARECIEAGVNVLVEKPLVEDLADGRALIDFADERDVVLQVGHIERFNPAVMTLMELLDDMEIIAIEARRLGPPLDREIDDTAVMDLMIHDLDIVLSIFGEEAEEVHAVGARDTNYATATIQTPSGRIGQFTASRVTQQKVRELTITADKCRVVVDYIDQSIEITRQSLPEYVDQEGFRYRHENVVEQVLVERREPLKNELSAFAESVRTGTEPVVTGEDGLRALSLAREIDGLAAPKQDAPTDTL; from the coding sequence ATGTCTGAGCAGCCTCCGGTCAGGGTGGGCGTCATCGGCGTCGGCAGCATGGGCCAGAACCACGTTCGCGTCTATCGGGAGCTACCCGAAACCGAGCTCGTCGGGATCCATGACGTGGATATGGAGCAGGCGCGCTCGGTCGCCGAGGCGTTCGGCACGGACGCACTCGATATGACCGACCTACTCGAGTCGGTCGACGCCGTTTCGATCTCGGTCCCGACGCAGTTCCACTACGACACCGCCCGCGAGTGTATCGAGGCCGGCGTCAACGTTCTGGTCGAGAAACCCCTCGTCGAGGACCTTGCGGACGGCCGGGCACTGATCGACTTCGCCGACGAACGCGACGTCGTTCTGCAGGTCGGCCACATCGAGCGGTTCAACCCGGCGGTCATGACGCTGATGGAACTGCTCGACGATATGGAGATCATCGCGATCGAGGCCCGCCGTCTCGGGCCGCCGCTCGATCGGGAGATCGATGACACCGCCGTGATGGACCTGATGATCCACGACCTCGACATCGTGCTGTCCATCTTCGGGGAAGAAGCAGAAGAGGTCCACGCCGTCGGTGCGCGGGACACGAACTACGCCACGGCGACGATCCAGACCCCGTCCGGTCGGATCGGGCAGTTCACCGCCAGCCGCGTGACCCAGCAGAAGGTCCGCGAGCTAACGATCACCGCCGATAAATGTCGAGTGGTCGTCGACTACATCGACCAGTCGATCGAGATCACTCGCCAGTCGCTCCCCGAATACGTCGATCAGGAGGGCTTTCGCTATCGCCATGAGAACGTCGTCGAACAGGTGCTCGTCGAACGCCGCGAGCCGCTGAAAAACGAGCTCTCGGCGTTCGCCGAATCGGTCAGAACCGGCACCGAACCGGTCGTGACCGGTGAGGACGGTCTTCGAGCGCTCTCGCTCGCACGCGAGATCGACGGGCTCGCCGCCCCGAAACAGGACGCACCGACTGACACCCTTTGA
- a CDS encoding acyltransferase, with product MSDTRLDLGEDCVIDDPDTVGYLHDESADPAVIGDRARIRKGTIVYADVEIGDDFTTGHNALVREETTIGDDVIVGTDTVIDGTTEIGSHVSLQTGVYVPTDTTIGSNVFVGPRAVMTNDPYPVRQDDDLVGPTLEDGVSIGANATILPGVRIGAGSFVAAGAIVTEDVPPHTLALGTPARHRDLPESLSGENLLHE from the coding sequence ATGAGCGACACGCGCCTCGATCTCGGCGAGGACTGCGTCATCGACGACCCCGACACCGTGGGATATCTCCACGACGAATCGGCCGATCCTGCCGTCATCGGTGATCGGGCCCGCATTCGCAAGGGGACGATCGTCTACGCGGACGTCGAGATCGGGGACGACTTCACGACGGGTCACAACGCCCTCGTACGCGAGGAGACGACCATCGGCGACGACGTGATCGTCGGTACGGACACCGTCATCGACGGTACGACCGAGATCGGCTCGCACGTCAGCCTTCAGACCGGCGTTTACGTCCCGACGGACACGACGATCGGCTCGAACGTCTTCGTCGGTCCGCGTGCGGTGATGACGAACGACCCCTACCCCGTCCGGCAGGACGACGACCTCGTGGGCCCGACCCTCGAGGACGGCGTCTCGATCGGCGCGAACGCGACGATCCTCCCCGGGGTGCGCATCGGCGCGGGCTCGTTCGTCGCCGCGGGGGCGATCGTCACCGAGGACGTTCCTCCGCACACCCTCGCGTTGGGGACGCCCGCGCGACACCGCGACCTTCCCGAGTCACTCTCGGGGGAGAACCTACTCCATGAGTAA
- a CDS encoding nucleotide sugar dehydrogenase, whose amino-acid sequence MSNTVRSAPALYGSEASTDEQRSALTGGEIPVAVYGLGKMGLPLASVYADVTGNVTGMDVDPEVVEGVNAGENHITGEPGLSDLVGEVVDRGAFSATTDGAAAAEAARIHVVIVPTLVDEDSKPDLSVVETVMEQIASGLTPGDQVILESTVPPRTCRDVVAPLLAEESGLDREEFGVAFCPERTASGRAIEDIRGAYPKIVGGIDAESTRVAELIYGEINSQEIIPVSDATTAEAVKVFEGVYRDVNIALVNELTKHAEELEINVLEAIQAANTLPFCDLHIPGAGVGGHCIPYYPHFLIQMFDADSRLMELSREINDTMPTYTAELALSGLTKHGKETEGSDVLVLGLTYRAGVDELRATPAVGVIERLASAGANVTAVDPITDSYEPFEDAGAEVTSLDDARERSYDAVVLVTAQEAFEELEIPALATDDPLVVVDGRQALTELQNEHGIYYRGIGINA is encoded by the coding sequence ATGAGTAATACAGTACGGAGCGCTCCGGCGCTCTACGGCTCCGAGGCATCGACGGACGAACAACGCAGTGCCCTGACCGGTGGCGAGATCCCCGTTGCGGTCTACGGACTCGGCAAGATGGGACTGCCCCTCGCGTCGGTCTACGCCGACGTGACCGGTAACGTCACCGGGATGGACGTCGACCCCGAGGTCGTCGAGGGCGTCAACGCCGGTGAGAACCATATCACTGGTGAACCCGGCCTCTCGGACCTCGTGGGCGAGGTCGTCGACCGGGGCGCGTTCTCGGCAACGACCGACGGCGCTGCGGCCGCGGAGGCCGCCCGAATCCACGTCGTGATCGTGCCGACGCTGGTCGACGAGGACAGCAAACCCGACCTCTCGGTCGTCGAGACGGTGATGGAACAGATCGCCTCGGGACTCACACCCGGCGATCAGGTGATCCTCGAATCGACGGTGCCCCCCCGCACCTGTCGTGACGTGGTCGCTCCGCTGCTCGCCGAGGAAAGCGGACTGGACCGCGAGGAGTTCGGCGTCGCCTTCTGTCCCGAGCGCACCGCGAGCGGGCGGGCGATCGAGGACATCCGTGGGGCCTACCCCAAGATCGTCGGCGGGATCGACGCAGAGAGCACCCGCGTAGCCGAACTGATCTACGGCGAGATCAATAGCCAGGAGATCATTCCCGTCTCGGACGCGACGACCGCGGAGGCGGTCAAGGTGTTCGAAGGGGTGTATCGCGACGTCAACATCGCGCTCGTGAACGAGCTGACGAAACACGCCGAAGAACTCGAGATCAACGTTCTGGAGGCGATCCAGGCCGCGAACACCCTGCCGTTCTGTGACCTGCACATCCCCGGTGCGGGCGTCGGGGGTCACTGCATCCCCTACTACCCGCACTTCCTGATCCAGATGTTCGATGCGGACTCGCGGCTGATGGAACTCTCTCGCGAGATCAACGACACGATGCCGACCTACACCGCGGAACTCGCCCTCTCCGGGCTGACGAAGCACGGAAAGGAGACCGAGGGAAGCGACGTGCTCGTCCTCGGGCTGACCTATCGGGCCGGCGTCGACGAGCTGCGCGCGACGCCCGCGGTGGGCGTCATCGAGCGTCTCGCGAGTGCGGGCGCGAACGTCACCGCGGTCGATCCGATCACCGACTCCTACGAACCGTTCGAGGACGCGGGCGCGGAGGTCACCTCGCTCGACGATGCGCGCGAGCGAAGCTACGACGCGGTCGTGCTGGTGACCGCCCAGGAAGCGTTCGAGGAGCTCGAGATACCTGCGCTGGCGACCGACGACCCGCTGGTGGTCGTCGACGGCCGGCAGGCCCTGACGGAGCTACAGAATGAACACGGAATCTACTACAGAGGGATCGGTATCAATGCCTAA